From a region of the Janthinobacterium sp. 61 genome:
- a CDS encoding BlaI/MecI/CopY family transcriptional regulator → MSTPSVTELSLLKALWKEQPLSARELHARVEDALGWSFSSTRKTLERMLDKGMLLQRSVHGVLVYEANVDKVATLAAFAHDFGRRVMEIDSPLPVSMFTGSKLVDQQELAALEQLLHDWPLDSKE, encoded by the coding sequence ATGAGTACGCCCTCCGTCACTGAACTATCGTTATTGAAAGCCCTGTGGAAAGAGCAGCCGCTTTCCGCGCGTGAGTTGCACGCCCGCGTGGAAGATGCGCTGGGCTGGTCGTTTTCATCCACGCGCAAGACCCTGGAGCGCATGCTGGACAAGGGCATGCTGCTGCAGCGCAGCGTGCACGGCGTACTCGTCTATGAAGCCAATGTGGACAAGGTGGCCACCCTGGCCGCGTTCGCCCATGACTTCGGCCGCCGCGTGATGGAAATCGATAGCCCCTTGCCGGTCAGTATGTTTACAGGCAGCAAACTGGTGGACCAGCAGGAACTGGCGGCGCTGGAACAACTGCTGCACGACTGGCCTCTCGACAGCAAGGAGTAA
- a CDS encoding DEAD/DEAH box helicase has translation MSFSSLGLSDAIVRAVTEHGYTVPTPIQSQAIPAVLAGGDLLAGAQTGTGKTAGFTLPVLHRLSTDANGAAITSNTSTRPIRALILAPTRELAAQVEESVRTYGKYTKLNSTVIFGGVGINPQIKQLKHGVDVLVATPGRLLDHMGQGTVDLSKVEILILDEADRMLDMGFIRDIKKVLAVLPPKRQNLLFSATFSEEIKALADGLLNKPAMIEVARRNSTVEVIKQKIHPVDRDKKHPMLSYLIKSNNWTQVLVFTRTKHGANKLVEQLGADGIGALAIHGNKSQSARTRALSEFKDGTLQVLVATDIAARGIDIDQLPHVVNYDLPNIPEDYVHRIGRTGRAGAKGEAVSLVCVDEHEMLKDIEKLIKQTLPREVIEGFEPDLNARAQPVQLRSGTGGHRNNSRAPAGAVVRVKTGGSGAKPRSAGPAGGGGGNRSGNAPRSAANHRSGGRGR, from the coding sequence ATGTCCTTTTCCTCCCTCGGATTGTCCGACGCTATCGTACGTGCCGTTACCGAACACGGCTACACCGTGCCGACCCCGATTCAGTCGCAGGCGATTCCCGCCGTGCTGGCTGGCGGCGACTTGCTGGCCGGCGCACAGACCGGCACCGGCAAGACGGCCGGCTTCACCCTGCCCGTGCTGCACCGCCTGTCGACTGACGCGAATGGCGCGGCCATCACCAGCAACACTTCCACGCGCCCGATCCGCGCCCTGATCCTGGCACCGACGCGCGAACTCGCCGCGCAGGTCGAGGAAAGCGTGCGCACCTACGGCAAATACACCAAGCTGAACTCCACCGTGATCTTCGGCGGCGTCGGCATCAACCCGCAAATCAAGCAGCTCAAACACGGCGTCGACGTGCTCGTCGCCACGCCGGGCCGCCTGCTGGACCACATGGGCCAGGGCACGGTTGACCTGTCGAAAGTGGAAATCCTGATTCTCGACGAAGCCGACCGCATGCTCGACATGGGCTTCATCCGCGACATCAAGAAAGTACTGGCCGTGCTGCCGCCAAAACGCCAGAACCTGTTGTTCTCGGCCACGTTCTCGGAAGAGATCAAGGCCCTGGCCGACGGCTTGCTGAACAAGCCAGCCATGATCGAAGTGGCGCGCCGCAATTCGACCGTGGAAGTGATCAAGCAAAAGATCCATCCCGTCGACCGCGACAAGAAGCACCCGATGCTGTCCTACCTGATCAAATCGAACAACTGGACGCAAGTGCTGGTGTTTACGCGCACCAAGCATGGCGCCAATAAACTGGTCGAGCAGCTGGGCGCGGACGGCATTGGCGCCCTGGCCATCCACGGCAACAAGAGCCAGTCGGCGCGCACGCGCGCGCTGTCCGAGTTCAAGGATGGTACCTTGCAAGTGCTGGTCGCCACCGACATCGCCGCGCGCGGTATCGATATCGACCAGTTGCCGCACGTCGTCAACTACGACTTGCCGAACATTCCGGAAGACTATGTGCACCGTATCGGCCGCACGGGCCGTGCCGGCGCCAAGGGCGAAGCCGTGTCGCTGGTCTGCGTGGATGAGCACGAAATGTTGAAAGACATCGAAAAGCTGATCAAGCAAACCCTGCCGCGCGAAGTCATCGAAGGCTTCGAGCCAGACCTGAACGCCCGCGCCCAGCCTGTGCAATTGCGCAGCGGCACCGGTGGTCACCGCAACAACAGCCGCGCGCCAGCAGGCGCCGTGGTGCGCGTGAAAACCGGCGGCAGCGGCGCCAAGCCACGCAGCGCCGGCCCAGCGGGCGGCGGTGGTGGCAACCGTAGCGGCAATGCGCCGCGTTCGGCAGCGAATCACCGTTCCGGCGGCCGCGGCCGCTAA
- a CDS encoding methyl-accepting chemotaxis protein, translating into MRIADLRIATRLYGGFGTIVLLLAALVTVATLNVSRLGDANAINTHTYQVLAENSAILESLINMETGQRGYVITGAEASLEPYKAGQAGFGTHLATARALTIDNRAQQERLAKLDVAKQAWLAGALEPVIAMRRAVAQGTAAIEPVLALVNEGRGKQGMDGMRALLGEIGQAETTLLARRSEAAAALQAQAHWTLLGGGAVALILAAMIAWWLARNISTPLRSAINVARQVAQGDLTVQVEVRSKDETGELMQALKDMTTSLLRIVTEVRGGTQAIATASRQIASGNIDLSARTEQQASSLEETASSMEELTSTVQQNAQNASEANGLAASASAVAGKGGAVVAQVVDTMGSINDSSRKIVDIIGVIDGIAFQTNILALNAAVEAARAGEQGRGFAVVATEVRNLAQRSASAAREIKALINDSVAQVESGARLVDEAGHTMREIVDSVHKVSSIVGHISAASDEQRAGIEQVNQAISEMDQVTQQNAALVEEAAAAAESMQEQAARLADAVSVFTTAQVDAIPALAPRPIVRHPAPVVAARAVARLPARAVAPRAPQALAGKQRSGGDEWEEF; encoded by the coding sequence ATGCGTATCGCCGATCTTCGCATCGCCACCCGCCTGTATGGCGGTTTCGGCACCATCGTCCTGTTGCTGGCCGCCCTGGTCACTGTCGCCACACTGAATGTCTCACGGCTGGGCGACGCCAATGCCATCAATACCCACACTTACCAGGTACTCGCCGAAAACAGTGCGATCCTGGAAAGCCTGATCAACATGGAAACAGGCCAGCGCGGCTACGTGATCACGGGCGCGGAGGCATCGTTGGAGCCCTACAAGGCGGGTCAGGCCGGGTTTGGCACGCACCTGGCCACGGCGCGCGCCTTGACTATCGATAACCGGGCCCAGCAGGAGCGCCTGGCGAAGCTCGATGTTGCCAAGCAAGCCTGGCTGGCTGGCGCGCTCGAGCCCGTGATCGCCATGCGGCGCGCCGTGGCGCAGGGCACGGCCGCCATCGAGCCTGTACTGGCGCTGGTGAACGAGGGCCGGGGCAAGCAGGGCATGGATGGCATGCGGGCACTGCTGGGCGAAATCGGCCAGGCGGAAACGACGCTGCTGGCGCGGCGCTCGGAAGCGGCGGCGGCCTTGCAGGCGCAGGCGCATTGGACCTTGCTGGGCGGCGGCGCGGTGGCGCTGATCCTGGCCGCCATGATCGCCTGGTGGCTGGCGCGTAACATCAGCACGCCGTTGCGCTCGGCGATCAACGTGGCCAGGCAGGTGGCGCAGGGCGACTTGACGGTGCAGGTGGAAGTGCGCTCAAAGGATGAGACGGGCGAGCTGATGCAGGCATTGAAAGACATGACGACAAGCTTGCTGCGCATCGTCACCGAAGTGCGCGGCGGCACGCAGGCCATCGCCACGGCATCGCGCCAGATTGCCTCGGGCAATATCGACTTGTCCGCGCGCACGGAACAGCAGGCCAGTTCCCTGGAAGAGACGGCGTCGTCGATGGAGGAACTGACCAGCACGGTACAGCAGAACGCGCAGAATGCCAGCGAGGCCAACGGCCTGGCGGCGTCGGCCTCGGCCGTGGCCGGCAAAGGCGGCGCAGTGGTGGCGCAAGTGGTGGACACCATGGGGTCGATCAACGACTCGTCGCGCAAGATCGTCGACATCATCGGCGTGATCGACGGCATCGCCTTCCAGACGAATATCCTGGCCCTGAACGCGGCCGTCGAGGCGGCCCGGGCGGGTGAGCAGGGGCGCGGCTTTGCGGTCGTCGCCACCGAGGTGCGCAACCTGGCGCAACGTTCGGCCAGTGCCGCCAGGGAAATCAAGGCTCTCATCAACGACTCGGTGGCGCAGGTGGAGAGTGGCGCGCGCCTGGTCGACGAGGCGGGCCACACCATGCGCGAGATCGTCGATAGCGTGCACAAGGTCAGCAGCATTGTCGGGCATATCTCGGCCGCCAGCGACGAGCAGCGGGCCGGCATCGAGCAAGTCAACCAGGCGATCAGCGAAATGGACCAGGTGACCCAGCAAAACGCCGCGCTGGTGGAAGAGGCTGCGGCAGCGGCGGAATCCATGCAGGAGCAGGCCGCCCGTCTGGCCGATGCGGTGAGCGTGTTCACGACAGCGCAGGTGGACGCCATTCCGGCGCTGGCTCCCCGTCCCATCGTGCGCCATCCCGCGCCCGTGGTGGCAGCGCGCGCGGTGGCCCGTCTTCCCGCCAGGGCAGTGGCGCCCCGCGCGCCACAAGCTCTGGCGGGGAAACAGCGTTCGGGAGGGGATGAGTGGGAAGAATTCTAA
- a CDS encoding M23/M56 family metallopeptidase yields MSLFTLTLLQATAACLLSGWLLQGLLYLGQRRWPALAAQRSVWLGAQLVLAAVFVLPLLPDTRQLSVVPGVSVPVSLASATPGMAMAMDAPVAGLPSGAAWLSLVPAAWSLVYLLGVACTAWRWQRGRAMLRTLLRLAQRRRLHGMDVLEVDAPISPMLVGVWRPRLLLPAHLAQFTPEQQQMVIAHELTHARRRDPLLLLLATMLQALLWFNPAARWLSGKLAWAQELGCDRQVLAGRPARQRQQYAAALVKQLGLQAQPLPGLAFGGGRLAERLLRMRDGQDRLPPALRALTALLLCAIGAASLALQPALAWAVAAAPAAVLAAPAPAPTVWRNPLDTMRVTGFFGVVREMTPQGHSGIDLGARRGTPVHAAADGIASVSEDARLGKAVRIDHGGGIETLYAHLDRVTLTTGMAVTAGQAIGSVGATGLATGPHLHFQVSHNGRLQDPQQWLAGLDANASARALRMRKEQFGR; encoded by the coding sequence ATGAGCTTGTTTACCCTGACTTTGCTGCAGGCAACGGCTGCCTGCCTGCTGAGCGGCTGGCTGCTGCAAGGCTTGCTGTACCTGGGGCAACGGCGCTGGCCTGCGCTGGCGGCGCAGCGCAGCGTGTGGCTCGGCGCGCAATTGGTGCTGGCCGCCGTGTTTGTGCTGCCGCTGTTGCCTGACACGCGACAGCTGAGCGTGGTGCCCGGGGTGAGCGTGCCGGTTTCCCTGGCCAGCGCAACGCCCGGCATGGCGATGGCCATGGATGCGCCAGTTGCCGGGCTGCCATCCGGTGCTGCGTGGCTGTCCCTGGTTCCGGCCGCCTGGAGCCTGGTCTATCTGCTGGGCGTCGCTTGCACAGCCTGGCGCTGGCAGCGTGGCCGCGCCATGTTGCGCACCTTGCTCCGGCTGGCGCAGCGGCGCCGGCTGCATGGCATGGATGTGCTGGAAGTGGATGCGCCTATCTCGCCGATGCTGGTGGGCGTATGGCGGCCGCGTCTGCTGCTGCCGGCACACCTGGCGCAATTTACGCCCGAACAGCAGCAAATGGTGATCGCCCATGAGTTGACCCATGCACGCCGCCGCGACCCCTTGCTCCTGCTGCTGGCCACCATGCTGCAGGCGCTGCTGTGGTTCAATCCGGCCGCACGCTGGCTGTCCGGCAAGCTGGCTTGGGCGCAGGAGCTCGGTTGCGACCGCCAGGTACTGGCTGGCCGCCCTGCGCGCCAGCGCCAGCAATATGCGGCGGCGCTGGTCAAGCAGCTGGGCCTGCAGGCCCAGCCGCTGCCAGGGTTGGCGTTTGGCGGCGGCCGCCTGGCCGAGCGCCTGCTGCGGATGCGTGACGGGCAGGATCGCTTGCCTCCGGCCTTGCGGGCACTGACGGCGCTGCTGCTGTGCGCCATCGGCGCGGCCAGCCTGGCGCTGCAGCCGGCACTGGCGTGGGCGGTGGCTGCCGCACCGGCAGCCGTGCTCGCTGCGCCAGCCCCGGCGCCAACTGTCTGGCGCAATCCCCTCGATACCATGCGTGTGACCGGCTTCTTTGGCGTGGTGCGCGAGATGACGCCGCAAGGACATAGCGGCATCGATTTGGGCGCCAGGCGCGGCACGCCCGTGCATGCGGCGGCCGACGGCATCGCCAGCGTCAGCGAAGATGCGCGCCTCGGCAAGGCCGTCCGCATTGATCATGGCGGTGGCATCGAGACGCTGTATGCGCATCTCGACCGGGTCACGCTCACGACCGGCATGGCCGTCACGGCAGGGCAGGCCATCGGCTCAGTGGGCGCCACGGGCCTGGCGACGGGGCCGCATTTGCATTTCCAGGTCAGCCATAACGGGCGCTTGCAGGATCCGCAGCAGTGGCTGGCCGGCCTCGATGCCAACGCCAGCGCGCGCGCCTTGCGCATGCGCAAGGAGCAGTTCGGCCGCTGA
- a CDS encoding amidohydrolase, whose translation MHASTILLNGRFHTVDRTQPLASAVAIADGKFLAVGDAEDVMRHRGPATQVIDLDGRTVIPGLNDSHLHLIRGGLNYNLELRWEGVPSLADALRMLKDQALRTPNLQWVRVVGGWTEFQFAEKRMPTLDEINAAAPDTPVFILHLYDRALLNRAALRAVGYDKNTPNPPGGEIVRDAAGNPTGLLIARPNAMILYATLAKGPKLPLDLQVNSTRQFMRELNRLGITSAIDAGGGFQNYPEDYAVVDELAQKEQLTIRIAYNLFTQNKGAELQDFQKWTGMVNPGDGTDFYRHNGAGEMLVFSAADFEDFLEPRPELAAGMEDELEKVVRHLVEQRWPFRLHATYDESISRMLDVFEKVNRDTPFGGLHWLFDHAETISPKNIDRVKALGGGLAIQHRMAFQGEYFVERYGADAAKATPPVQRMLDAGVPVGGGTDATRVASYNPWTALYWLVSGRTVGGLALTDAAGRLSRDTALELWTAGSAWFSSEQGKKGRIREGMLADLAVLSADYFTLPEEAIKSIESVLTMVGGKIVYGQGAFSSLSPPLIPVLPEWSPVRAVPGHYRPAAKPAQALLPHQCAGACGVHAHAHDRARKSAVPIADFSGFWGTLGCSCFAF comes from the coding sequence ATGCACGCTAGCACGATTTTACTCAATGGCCGTTTCCATACGGTCGACAGGACGCAGCCGCTGGCGTCCGCCGTCGCCATCGCCGATGGCAAATTTCTCGCCGTGGGCGACGCTGAAGACGTGATGCGCCATCGCGGTCCCGCCACGCAGGTGATCGACCTGGATGGCCGCACGGTGATTCCCGGCCTGAACGACTCGCATTTGCACCTGATACGAGGCGGCTTGAACTACAACCTGGAATTGCGCTGGGAAGGCGTGCCCTCGCTGGCCGACGCCTTGCGCATGCTGAAAGATCAGGCGCTGCGCACGCCAAATCTGCAATGGGTGCGCGTGGTGGGCGGCTGGACGGAATTCCAGTTCGCGGAAAAACGCATGCCCACTCTCGATGAAATCAACGCGGCCGCGCCCGACACGCCCGTCTTCATCTTGCACTTGTACGACCGCGCCCTGCTGAACCGCGCCGCCCTGCGCGCCGTCGGCTACGATAAAAATACGCCGAACCCGCCGGGCGGCGAAATCGTGCGCGACGCTGCCGGCAACCCCACCGGCTTGCTGATTGCCCGCCCGAACGCCATGATTTTATATGCGACCCTGGCGAAAGGCCCGAAATTGCCGCTCGATTTGCAAGTCAACTCCACGCGCCAGTTCATGCGCGAACTGAATCGCCTGGGCATCACCAGCGCCATCGACGCGGGCGGCGGCTTCCAGAATTATCCCGAGGATTACGCCGTCGTCGATGAGCTGGCGCAAAAAGAGCAGCTGACCATCCGCATCGCTTACAACCTGTTCACGCAGAACAAGGGCGCGGAATTGCAGGACTTCCAGAAGTGGACCGGCATGGTGAATCCCGGCGACGGCACGGACTTTTACCGGCATAACGGCGCCGGCGAAATGCTGGTGTTTTCCGCCGCCGATTTCGAGGATTTCCTCGAACCGCGCCCGGAGCTGGCGGCCGGCATGGAAGACGAGCTGGAAAAGGTCGTGCGCCACCTGGTCGAGCAGCGCTGGCCCTTCCGCCTGCACGCTACCTATGACGAATCGATCAGCCGCATGCTCGACGTGTTCGAAAAGGTCAACCGCGACACGCCTTTCGGGGGCTTGCACTGGCTGTTCGACCACGCGGAAACCATCAGCCCCAAAAATATCGACCGCGTCAAGGCGCTGGGCGGCGGCCTGGCCATCCAGCACCGCATGGCTTTCCAGGGCGAGTACTTTGTCGAGCGCTATGGCGCCGACGCAGCCAAGGCGACGCCGCCAGTGCAGCGCATGCTGGATGCGGGCGTGCCCGTGGGCGGCGGCACGGATGCAACGCGGGTCGCCAGCTACAACCCGTGGACGGCGCTGTACTGGCTGGTATCGGGGCGCACCGTGGGCGGGCTGGCCCTGACGGATGCAGCGGGCAGATTGTCGCGCGATACGGCGCTGGAACTGTGGACGGCGGGCAGCGCCTGGTTTTCCAGCGAACAAGGCAAGAAGGGACGTATCCGCGAAGGCATGCTGGCCGACCTTGCCGTGCTGTCGGCCGATTATTTCACGCTGCCGGAAGAGGCGATCAAGTCCATCGAATCCGTGCTGACCATGGTGGGCGGCAAGATCGTCTACGGCCAGGGGGCATTTTCCTCCCTGTCGCCGCCTTTGATTCCCGTGCTGCCCGAATGGTCGCCCGTGCGCGCGGTGCCGGGCCATTACCGTCCTGCAGCCAAGCCGGCGCAAGCCTTGCTGCCGCACCAGTGCGCGGGCGCCTGCGGCGTGCATGCCCATGCCCACGACAGGGCACGCAAGTCGGCCGTGCCGATTGCCGACTTTTCCGGTTTCTGGGGCACGCTGGGCTGCAGCTGCTTCGCGTTCTAG
- a CDS encoding hydrolase, whose amino-acid sequence MPVATAQAAQKLLTPNDHTLIMIDHQSQMAFATRSIDLALLRNNAALVAKAAAEFTVPTILTTVAAKSFSGPIFDEIQSVFPEQAPVDRTSMNTWEDARIADKVNGYGKDKIVLAGLWTSVCIVGPALSALEQGFEVYVIADASGDVSDEAHAMAMQRMIQAGAQPMTSVQYLLELQRDWARGETYNETVATAVAHGGGYGLGLIYAKSMFNASEGH is encoded by the coding sequence ATGCCTGTCGCCACCGCCCAAGCCGCACAAAAACTGCTGACCCCGAACGATCATACCCTGATCATGATCGATCACCAGTCGCAGATGGCGTTTGCCACCCGCTCCATCGACCTGGCCCTGCTGCGCAACAATGCGGCCCTGGTGGCCAAGGCGGCGGCCGAATTCACGGTGCCGACGATCCTGACGACGGTGGCCGCCAAGTCCTTCTCCGGCCCCATCTTCGACGAAATCCAGTCCGTCTTCCCGGAACAGGCGCCGGTCGACCGCACCAGCATGAACACCTGGGAAGATGCCCGCATCGCCGACAAGGTGAATGGCTACGGCAAGGACAAGATCGTGCTGGCGGGCCTGTGGACGTCCGTCTGCATCGTGGGCCCCGCGCTGTCGGCGCTGGAGCAGGGATTCGAGGTGTACGTGATCGCCGATGCCAGCGGCGACGTGTCCGATGAAGCGCATGCGATGGCCATGCAGCGCATGATACAGGCGGGCGCGCAGCCGATGACGTCCGTGCAATACTTGCTGGAACTTCAGCGCGACTGGGCCCGCGGCGAGACCTACAACGAGACGGTGGCGACGGCCGTGGCGCACGGCGGCGGCTATGGCCTGGGCTTGATCTACGCCAAATCCATGTTCAACGCCAGCGAAGGCCATTGA
- a CDS encoding DUF1427 family protein: MNVMLAGSVLGVLVGVACRWFDLPSPAPPTPTGAAMVVAMTLGFVVAGHFSP, translated from the coding sequence ATGAACGTGATGCTGGCCGGCTCCGTGCTCGGCGTGCTGGTGGGCGTGGCATGCCGCTGGTTCGACCTGCCATCGCCCGCGCCACCCACGCCGACAGGCGCGGCGATGGTGGTGGCCATGACCCTGGGTTTTGTCGTGGCGGGGCATTTCAGCCCCTGA
- a CDS encoding inositol monophosphatase family protein — MLNTAIKAARRGAAVINRASFDLDRVVVTEKQHNDFVTDVDQAAEQAIIEVLSKAYPDHAFLAEESGASANSHDENEYQWIIDPIDGTTNFIHGFPQYCISIALAHRGVVTQAVIYDPVRNDLFTATKGAGAYLNEKRIRVTKLDRISNALLGTGYVAGSARALDEYLKMYAIMGERSQGVRRAGSAALDLAYVACGRLDGFYEKGLKPWDIAAGALMITESGGIVGEFSGESDYLYKGDVIAASPKIFGQMITLLTPFA, encoded by the coding sequence ATGCTCAACACGGCGATCAAAGCCGCCCGCCGCGGCGCCGCCGTCATCAATCGCGCCTCTTTTGACCTCGACCGCGTCGTCGTCACGGAAAAACAACATAACGATTTCGTCACTGACGTCGACCAGGCGGCTGAACAAGCCATTATCGAGGTGCTGTCCAAAGCCTACCCGGACCACGCGTTCCTGGCTGAGGAATCGGGAGCTTCCGCCAACTCGCACGACGAGAATGAATATCAGTGGATCATCGACCCGATCGATGGCACCACCAACTTTATCCACGGTTTCCCGCAATACTGCATCTCGATCGCGCTCGCGCATCGCGGCGTCGTCACGCAAGCCGTCATCTACGATCCGGTACGCAACGACCTGTTCACGGCCACCAAGGGCGCCGGCGCCTACCTGAACGAAAAACGCATCCGCGTGACCAAGCTGGACCGCATCTCGAACGCCCTGCTGGGCACCGGCTACGTGGCCGGCAGCGCCCGCGCGCTGGATGAATACCTGAAGATGTACGCGATCATGGGTGAACGCAGCCAGGGCGTACGTCGCGCCGGCTCGGCCGCACTGGACCTGGCCTACGTCGCTTGCGGCCGCCTGGACGGCTTCTACGAAAAAGGCTTGAAGCCATGGGATATCGCCGCCGGCGCCCTGATGATCACGGAATCGGGCGGAATCGTCGGTGAATTCAGCGGCGAATCGGACTACCTGTACAAGGGCGACGTCATCGCCGCCAGCCCGAAGATCTTTGGCCAGATGATTACCTTGCTGACGCCATTCGCTTGA
- a CDS encoding TonB-dependent siderophore receptor: MRLSILLCSLALPLTAHVRADDTLPSVTVSAGKMDQRRSDSVAGIVVGHDELIRQGDRVLSDALKRLPGVTIGAPAGTPSGTTGGQIQLRGLGQGYTLVMLDGVPVPAGFSLDSLDPELVERVEIMRAATAEFSAQAIAGSINIVLKRSGKRRERTFKLGSSASNGMSAGSAGVQWTDRDGRLSYALAGTLGHTGRRGLLDEWNREYAAGGTPTVVRHMPLTERVTSDTFELAPRLQWALAGEGSLAWQSLLNVRRLASRRHVVETAYLGGHTGYPDNDAAFNQDSSTVRSDLHWLRKLEHGASLDVKLGLDVNHRSSDYLFQGVGAVPGPANVRLVDAGVDDVGVQASGTYRRTLGEGHALAAGWEAGHRRRADFRRERQLEPGGPPVLPEEEYVATVRRLALFAQDEWEVSARWSLYLGLRWEAWRTASATGGAEPVDVRAQVWSPVLQSLWKFAGKDQVRLAITRTYKAPQIFQLIPRPYIVDNGNSPTNPDNQGNPALRPELAWGLDAAYEYYLGEGAMLGASASLRTISDVMLDRLHLANGRWVAGPVNNGRAQVRSIELEAKLPLTALFAGAPALDLRANLARNWSAVDAVPGPYNRLDGQLPWSANLGADYQLANRPLTLGGNLHYQAGGLSRESSQLLAWQGARRELDIYALWKFSEQLRLRVSGANLLRQPERTRSLYADGAGSALRTVAAGTYRSWRVMLEGAL; the protein is encoded by the coding sequence ATGCGATTGAGTATTCTCTTGTGCAGCCTCGCGCTGCCGTTGACGGCGCACGTCCGTGCCGACGACACCCTTCCTTCCGTGACAGTCAGTGCGGGAAAAATGGACCAGCGCCGCAGCGACTCTGTCGCCGGCATCGTCGTCGGCCACGATGAACTGATACGCCAGGGCGACCGCGTGCTGTCCGATGCCTTGAAGCGCCTGCCCGGCGTTACCATCGGCGCGCCGGCCGGCACGCCTTCGGGCACGACTGGCGGGCAAATCCAGCTGCGCGGGCTGGGACAGGGGTATACCCTCGTCATGCTCGACGGCGTGCCCGTGCCGGCCGGTTTTTCGCTCGACTCTCTGGACCCGGAACTGGTCGAGCGCGTGGAAATCATGCGCGCCGCCACGGCGGAGTTTTCCGCGCAGGCGATCGCCGGCTCCATCAACATCGTGCTGAAAAGATCTGGCAAGCGGCGCGAGCGCACCTTCAAGCTGGGTAGCTCGGCCAGCAACGGCATGTCCGCCGGCAGCGCTGGCGTGCAATGGACGGACCGGGACGGGCGCCTGTCGTATGCGCTGGCCGGCACGCTAGGCCACACAGGGCGCCGGGGTTTGCTCGATGAATGGAACCGCGAATATGCTGCCGGTGGCACGCCCACGGTAGTGCGCCACATGCCGCTGACCGAGCGCGTGACCAGTGATACGTTCGAGCTGGCGCCCCGATTGCAATGGGCGCTGGCGGGCGAGGGCAGCCTGGCCTGGCAAAGCCTGCTCAATGTCCGCCGCCTGGCCAGCCGCCGTCATGTGGTGGAAACGGCTTACCTGGGCGGTCATACCGGGTATCCGGACAACGACGCCGCCTTCAATCAGGACAGCAGCACCGTGCGCAGCGATCTGCACTGGCTGCGCAAGCTCGAACATGGTGCCAGCCTCGATGTAAAACTCGGCCTCGATGTCAACCACCGCAGCAGCGATTATCTGTTCCAGGGTGTCGGCGCCGTGCCCGGGCCGGCGAATGTGCGCCTGGTCGATGCGGGCGTGGACGATGTGGGCGTGCAGGCCAGCGGAACTTATCGCCGGACTCTGGGCGAGGGGCACGCGCTGGCGGCGGGCTGGGAAGCGGGCCACCGGCGGCGCGCGGATTTTCGCCGCGAGCGACAGCTGGAACCGGGCGGGCCGCCTGTCTTGCCGGAAGAAGAGTATGTGGCCACGGTGCGGCGCCTGGCTCTGTTCGCGCAGGATGAATGGGAGGTGTCCGCGCGCTGGTCGCTGTATCTGGGCCTGCGCTGGGAAGCCTGGCGCACGGCCAGCGCCACCGGTGGCGCGGAGCCCGTCGACGTGCGCGCACAGGTGTGGAGCCCCGTGCTGCAAAGCCTGTGGAAGTTCGCTGGCAAGGATCAAGTGCGCCTGGCCATCACGCGCACCTACAAGGCGCCGCAGATTTTCCAGCTGATCCCGCGCCCCTATATCGTCGACAACGGCAATAGTCCCACGAACCCCGACAACCAGGGCAACCCTGCGCTGCGCCCTGAACTGGCATGGGGCCTGGATGCCGCCTACGAATACTACCTGGGCGAGGGGGCCATGTTGGGTGCCAGCGCTTCGCTGCGCACGATCAGCGACGTCATGCTGGACCGCCTGCACCTGGCCAACGGGCGCTGGGTGGCCGGGCCCGTCAACAATGGCCGTGCGCAGGTGCGCAGCATCGAGCTGGAAGCGAAGCTGCCGTTGACGGCGCTGTTTGCCGGTGCCCCTGCGCTGGACCTGCGGGCGAATCTGGCGCGCAACTGGTCCGCGGTGGACGCCGTCCCCGGCCCATACAACCGCCTCGATGGCCAGCTGCCGTGGAGCGCCAACCTGGGCGCGGATTACCAGCTGGCCAACAGGCCGCTGACCCTGGGCGGCAACCTGCATTACCAGGCGGGAGGGCTGTCGCGCGAGTCAAGCCAGCTGCTGGCCTGGCAGGGCGCCCGGCGCGAGCTGGATATTTATGCGCTGTGGAAGTTCAGCGAGCAGCTGCGCCTGCGCGTGTCGGGCGCCAACCTGCTGCGGCAGCCTGAGCGCACGCGCAGCCTGTATGCGGATGGCGCGGGCAGTGCCCTGCGCACGGTCGCTGCGGGCACCTACCGCAGCTGGCGGGTGATGCTGGAAGGCGCCCTGTAG
- a CDS encoding DUF1427 family protein, with protein sequence MRYRKVMLGLLLAFVVGFVCQLARIPVPAPPLLGAALLVFLTSCGYWLTDLYLQRRALTGEAP encoded by the coding sequence ATGCGCTACCGGAAAGTGATGCTGGGCCTGCTGCTGGCCTTTGTCGTGGGTTTTGTCTGCCAGTTGGCACGCATCCCCGTACCGGCGCCGCCCCTGCTGGGCGCCGCGCTGCTGGTGTTTCTGACCAGCTGCGGCTACTGGTTGACGGACCTGTACCTGCAGCGCCGTGCATTGACGGGGGAGGCGCCATGA